The proteins below come from a single Archangium lipolyticum genomic window:
- a CDS encoding efflux RND transporter permease subunit has product MNLTELSVRRPVTGVMVFLCLTILGLFTFSRLKLDMLPNIEFPLVAIITQYPGAGPDSMEQLVTRPIEEAMASVENVEDINSTSNQGNSIVMVKFAWGTDMQTAEQDVRKNLEIFAQDRLPDDVERPLTFAFDPALQPVVFLTVNAPGTPHTVRKLAEDMVEPYLARIAGVASAEVIGGTKREIQVRLDPAWLESYGISAQQVVSALRGANVMIPGGRLDQGRQELSISTNAEFRTVEQVRDVVVGQKGGERVYLRDVAEVVDTFEEETAVVRADGRHAVMMAVRKQSDANTVQVARRVMKEMEQLQKRLPEGVSLVRVFDQGLPITRALSNLSDSALLAIFLTAAVLLAFLRSWRTSSIVLVSIPLSLLATFAVMDFQGVTMNIISMAGLALAVGMLVDNSIVVLENVFTHLGQGKGPKEAAIDGTREMAMPIAASTLTTVAVFAPILFVPGLAGQLFRDMSLTICISLLASLVVALTLVPLMASLMALGAGQNRLERWVGRFTTWLDPLSERYAVLVGKAMRNRGKVMAGTLLIFIATMAMTPLLGVDFMPKTDNGELRFSVKASPGTSLWTTDSLFKQVEAIVHAEVPEAEVVVSQFGGGEGFAALFGQNSYTGNVQVRLPPRAERERSQQQIENVLVERFKGLAGLEVLPQQQGMMGAGGDVVVKVFGDDLMKVRDYGARLKSRLEVVPGASNVTFSMEQGQPELKVDLDRDQIRLLGLAPAEVASTVSTYFLGTTATMFREGGDEYRVFVRAPKEVREDVRRLRALPVSTPLGVTVPLETVASIHQSLGPTAISRENQRRLATINLSANGVALGTLIQKVNETLTAMGEEPGITTMVAGTAEDLQDSFMALGLAFVVAVLLVYMVMASQFESLLEPFVILFSVPLAISGVVLALVISRTTLQVTALIGIILLAGVVVNNGIVLIDVLKTRRLEGQDLVLAAVEAGRSRLRPILMTTLTTVLGMVPLAFELGDGAEMWAPMARAVIGGMTVSTLLTLLVIPVGYVSLAGWVDRRRARKVAPSPVVSPVAEQEPRPASNVG; this is encoded by the coding sequence GTGAACCTCACCGAACTGTCGGTCCGTCGCCCCGTCACCGGGGTGATGGTGTTCCTGTGCCTCACCATCCTCGGGCTGTTCACCTTCAGCCGGCTGAAGCTGGACATGTTGCCGAACATCGAGTTCCCGCTGGTGGCCATCATCACCCAGTACCCGGGGGCCGGCCCGGACTCGATGGAGCAGCTCGTCACACGCCCCATCGAGGAGGCCATGGCCTCCGTGGAGAACGTGGAGGACATCAACTCCACCAGCAACCAGGGCAACTCCATCGTGATGGTGAAGTTCGCCTGGGGCACGGACATGCAGACGGCCGAGCAGGACGTCCGAAAGAACCTGGAGATCTTCGCCCAGGACCGGTTGCCGGATGACGTCGAGCGGCCGCTGACGTTCGCGTTCGATCCGGCGCTGCAGCCGGTGGTGTTCCTCACGGTGAACGCGCCGGGCACGCCGCACACGGTGCGCAAGCTGGCCGAGGACATGGTGGAGCCCTACCTGGCGCGCATCGCGGGCGTGGCCTCCGCCGAGGTGATTGGCGGCACCAAGCGGGAGATTCAAGTGCGGCTCGATCCCGCGTGGCTGGAGTCCTACGGCATCTCGGCGCAGCAGGTGGTGTCGGCGCTCCGGGGCGCCAACGTGATGATCCCGGGCGGGCGGCTGGATCAGGGGAGGCAGGAGCTGAGCATCTCCACCAACGCCGAGTTCCGCACCGTGGAGCAGGTGCGGGACGTGGTGGTGGGGCAGAAGGGCGGGGAGCGGGTGTACCTGCGCGACGTGGCGGAGGTGGTGGACACGTTCGAGGAGGAGACGGCGGTGGTGCGGGCGGACGGCCGGCATGCGGTGATGATGGCCGTGCGCAAGCAGTCGGATGCCAATACGGTGCAGGTAGCGCGGCGGGTCATGAAGGAGATGGAGCAGCTCCAGAAGCGGCTGCCCGAGGGCGTCTCCCTGGTGCGGGTGTTCGATCAGGGGCTGCCGATCACCCGCGCGCTCTCCAACCTCTCTGACAGCGCCCTGCTGGCCATCTTCCTGACGGCGGCCGTGCTGCTGGCGTTCCTGCGCAGCTGGCGCACGAGCAGCATCGTGCTGGTGAGCATCCCGCTGTCGCTGCTGGCCACTTTCGCGGTGATGGACTTCCAGGGGGTGACGATGAACATCATCTCCATGGCGGGCCTGGCGCTGGCGGTGGGCATGCTGGTGGACAACTCCATCGTGGTGCTGGAGAACGTCTTCACCCACCTGGGCCAGGGCAAGGGGCCGAAGGAAGCCGCCATCGACGGGACGCGGGAGATGGCCATGCCCATCGCCGCCTCGACGCTGACGACGGTGGCGGTGTTCGCGCCCATCCTCTTCGTGCCCGGGCTGGCGGGCCAGCTCTTCCGGGACATGAGCCTCACCATCTGCATCTCGCTGCTCGCCTCGCTGGTGGTGGCGCTCACGCTGGTGCCGCTGATGGCCAGCCTGATGGCGCTCGGCGCGGGGCAGAACCGGCTGGAGCGGTGGGTGGGACGGTTCACCACGTGGTTGGATCCGCTCTCCGAGCGCTACGCGGTGCTGGTGGGCAAGGCGATGCGCAACCGGGGCAAGGTGATGGCCGGCACGCTGCTCATCTTCATCGCCACCATGGCGATGACGCCGCTGCTGGGCGTGGACTTCATGCCCAAGACGGACAATGGCGAGCTGCGCTTCTCGGTGAAGGCGAGCCCCGGCACGTCGCTGTGGACCACGGACTCGCTGTTCAAGCAGGTGGAGGCCATCGTCCACGCCGAGGTGCCCGAGGCGGAGGTGGTCGTCTCCCAGTTCGGCGGCGGAGAGGGCTTCGCGGCGCTCTTCGGGCAGAACTCGTACACGGGCAACGTGCAGGTGCGTCTGCCGCCACGGGCCGAGCGCGAGCGCAGCCAGCAGCAGATCGAGAACGTGCTGGTCGAGCGCTTCAAGGGGTTGGCGGGCCTGGAGGTGCTGCCCCAGCAACAGGGGATGATGGGGGCGGGCGGTGATGTGGTGGTGAAGGTGTTCGGCGACGATCTGATGAAGGTGCGGGACTACGGTGCGCGGTTGAAGAGCCGGCTGGAGGTGGTGCCCGGGGCGTCGAACGTGACCTTCTCCATGGAGCAGGGCCAGCCGGAGCTGAAGGTGGACCTGGACCGGGATCAGATCCGCCTGCTGGGGCTGGCTCCGGCGGAGGTGGCCTCCACCGTCTCCACGTACTTCCTGGGGACGACGGCCACCATGTTCCGCGAGGGAGGCGACGAGTACCGCGTCTTCGTCCGGGCTCCGAAGGAGGTGCGCGAGGACGTGCGGCGGCTGCGGGCACTGCCGGTGTCGACGCCCCTGGGCGTGACGGTGCCGCTGGAGACGGTCGCGTCCATCCACCAGTCGCTGGGGCCCACGGCCATCTCGCGTGAGAACCAGCGGCGGCTGGCCACCATCAACCTGTCGGCCAACGGGGTCGCGCTCGGCACGCTCATCCAGAAGGTGAACGAGACCCTCACCGCGATGGGCGAGGAGCCCGGCATCACCACGATGGTGGCGGGCACCGCGGAGGACCTGCAGGACTCCTTCATGGCGCTGGGCCTGGCCTTCGTGGTGGCGGTGCTGCTCGTCTACATGGTGATGGCCAGCCAGTTCGAGTCGTTGCTGGAGCCCTTCGTCATCCTGTTCTCCGTGCCCCTGGCGATCTCCGGCGTCGTGCTGGCGCTGGTCATCAGCCGGACCACGCTGCAGGTGACGGCCCTCATTGGCATCATCCTGCTGGCGGGCGTGGTGGTGAACAACGGCATCGTCCTCATCGACGTGCTGAAGACCCGCCGCCTCGAGGGGCAGGATCTGGTGCTCGCGGCGGTGGAGGCGGGCCGCAGCCGCCTGCGCCCCATCCTGATGACGACGCTCACCACGGTGCTGGGCATGGTGCCGCTGGCCTTCGAACTGGGAGACGGCGCGGAGATGTGGGCCCCCATGGCCCGGGCCGTCATCGGCGGCATGACGGTGTCCACGCTGCTGACGCTGCTGGTCATCCCCGTGGGCTATGTGTCGCTCGCGGGCTGGGTGGACCGGCGCCGGGCTCGCAAGGTGGCGCCGAGCCCCGTTGTCTCTCCCGTAGCCGAGCAGGAGCCCCGGCCGGCCTCCAACGTCGGCTAG
- a CDS encoding efflux RND transporter periplasmic adaptor subunit — translation MRSNLRKSACVVLLALAACSKPAAQSQGTELAERTVSTAPVEKGSVVESVELVGELQGMEEVRVSPVVPERILDLAVKEGVRVKQGDLLATLHGDLQSEGLNQAQAALEASRANRDAILDNLERTRSLVESGSVTRAQLESLEAQFRGAEAQVRQASAAVAQASAQRNRTTIRSPISGVVAVVHLREGDLAGAGSPVVTVVKSERLKVVLRVPERDFLRVSEGMPVRVSPLARSGQVVEGKVSLKGPVVDRMTRTGLVEVHLDNKEGQLVAGSAVRASIELSRREGVVLVPAEAVLLEGETERTGLATAFVRQGSKAQRRQVRVGARQEDRLEIREGLAGGEELIVHGAHLLRDGNPITLAEKKETGK, via the coding sequence ATGAGGAGCAACCTGAGGAAGAGCGCCTGCGTGGTGCTCCTGGCGCTGGCGGCGTGCTCGAAGCCCGCCGCCCAGAGCCAGGGGACGGAGCTGGCCGAGCGCACCGTGAGCACCGCCCCGGTGGAGAAGGGCAGCGTGGTGGAGTCGGTGGAGCTGGTGGGCGAGCTGCAGGGCATGGAGGAGGTGCGCGTCTCTCCCGTGGTGCCCGAGCGCATCCTCGACCTGGCCGTGAAGGAGGGCGTCCGGGTGAAGCAGGGAGACCTGCTGGCCACGCTGCACGGAGACTTGCAGTCGGAGGGGCTCAACCAGGCGCAGGCGGCGCTGGAGGCTTCCAGGGCCAACCGCGATGCCATCCTGGACAACCTGGAGCGCACGCGGTCGCTGGTGGAGTCGGGCTCGGTGACGCGGGCCCAGCTCGAGTCGCTCGAGGCTCAGTTCCGAGGCGCGGAGGCACAGGTGCGTCAGGCCAGCGCCGCGGTGGCCCAGGCCTCCGCCCAGCGCAACCGCACCACCATCCGCAGCCCCATCTCGGGGGTCGTCGCCGTCGTCCACCTGCGAGAGGGGGACCTGGCGGGAGCGGGCTCTCCCGTCGTCACGGTGGTGAAGTCCGAGCGGCTCAAGGTGGTGCTGCGCGTGCCGGAGCGCGACTTCCTCCGGGTGAGCGAGGGCATGCCCGTGCGCGTGTCCCCTCTGGCCCGCTCCGGGCAGGTAGTGGAGGGCAAGGTGTCCCTCAAGGGTCCGGTGGTGGATCGGATGACGCGCACGGGGCTGGTGGAGGTCCACCTGGACAACAAGGAGGGCCAGCTCGTCGCCGGCTCCGCCGTGCGCGCCTCCATCGAGCTGAGCCGCCGCGAGGGCGTGGTGCTCGTCCCCGCCGAGGCGGTGCTGCTGGAGGGTGAGACCGAGCGCACGGGCCTGGCCACCGCCTTCGTCCGTCAGGGAAGCAAGGCCCAGCGCCGCCAGGTGCGCGTGGGCGCGCGGCAGGAGGACCGGCTGGAGATCCGCGAGGGCCTGGCCGGCGGAGAGGAGCTCATCGTGCACGGGGCGCACCTGCTGCGCGACGGCAACCCCATCACGCTGGCCGAGAAGAAGGAGACGGGGAAGTGA
- a CDS encoding MarR family winged helix-turn-helix transcriptional regulator → MRNISGLDDTAYQLMELLTALGRRNSLRDPLALLVESLGLTPPQLHSVAWLGRDGPLSMGELARRVGVTEKTITGIVDRLEREGYAQRARDSSDRRVVHVSLTPRGKETADRVHTQALESLRAFLSLLDGKERTALLRVFEKLVRRLAAPVQPLDP, encoded by the coding sequence ATGCGGAATATCTCGGGGTTGGACGACACGGCGTATCAGCTGATGGAGTTGCTGACGGCTCTGGGCCGGCGCAACTCGCTGAGGGATCCGCTCGCCCTGCTCGTGGAGTCCCTGGGACTCACGCCGCCGCAGCTCCACAGCGTGGCGTGGCTCGGCCGTGACGGTCCCCTCTCCATGGGAGAGCTGGCCCGGAGGGTGGGCGTCACCGAGAAGACCATCACCGGCATCGTCGACCGGCTCGAGCGCGAGGGCTACGCCCAGCGTGCACGGGACTCGTCCGACCGGCGCGTCGTCCATGTGAGCCTGACGCCTCGGGGGAAGGAGACCGCCGACCGCGTGCACACCCAGGCCCTGGAGAGCCTCCGCGCCTTCCTTTCCCTGCTGGACGGCAAGGAGCGCACGGCCCTGCTGCGCGTCTTCGAGAAGCTGGTGAGAAGGCTCGCCGCCCCTGTTCAACCCTTGGACCCGTGA